The sequence CTCCGGCGATCTCGCCAACATGACCGGCGTGGCGAAGCGCTTTGCCAATTTTGACGTGTTCAGCGGCTCGGACGAACTGTTGCTGCCGCTGCTCCGTTCCGGCGGCGCTGGCTGTATCACCGGCGTGTCCAACGTCGCGGCCCGGCTGGCAGCGGCCGTATTCTCGGCATGGCGACGCAGCGACCGGGCGGCCGCGGAGGAGGCACAGGCACGGCTCACGGCGGTTCGCAAGGAGTTTCTCGCCTATCCGCTATCGGCGGCGTTGAAGGAGATCGTCGCCCGGCATACCGGCCGGCCCCGCTGGCGCATCCTGCGACCGCCTTTGACGAGCCTGCCGGCGGAAAAGGCAGAGAAACTCGCCGACTCGCTTGAGCGCATCGGCTTTGCGCTCGCCGCTCTTCCCTGAGCGGTTTTGCACGAGGATCCATGGCCGCAACGGTGCGACGTCGCCGCGCAAAGCCCGGAAAGCGCATTCAATCCAGCCACCAGGTTATCGATCTCGGCACCGTCGCTCCAATCCTGGAAGTGCGCCGCCATCCGCGCGCGCGTCGCGCGTCGCTGCGAATGACCGCCGATGGTTCGGGCGTCGTCGTCGTGCTCCCCGCCTGCTACTGCGTCGAAGACGGCCTGGCGATCGCGCGCGAGCACGCCCAGTGGATCCGCGACCGCCTGGGCGCCGCCCCAATTCGAATTCCCTTCAACCATGGCGCTGTGCTTCCGGTTCACGGTCGCGCGACCGTCGTCCGTCACGAGCCATCGAGCCGGGCGCATGCTCATCACGACCAGGCATCGCTGATTGTCGGCGGTCCCGCGTCCATGCTCTCCCGCCGCGTCGAATCA is a genomic window of Rhodospirillales bacterium containing:
- a CDS encoding M48 family metallopeptidase produces the protein MAATVRRRRAKPGKRIQSSHQVIDLGTVAPILEVRRHPRARRASLRMTADGSGVVVVLPACYCVEDGLAIAREHAQWIRDRLGAAPIRIPFNHGAVLPVHGRATVVRHEPSSRAHAHHDQASLIVGGPASMLSRRVESWLRSEAARVLDLRVTALTPHVARAPTLIRVRDTRSRWGSCSSTGKLSFSWRLILAPPAVLDYVVAHEMAHLEVAGHGPDFWRRVEDLAVDVEASRAWLRHHGRNLFCYG